A stretch of Acropora palmata chromosome 9, jaAcrPala1.3, whole genome shotgun sequence DNA encodes these proteins:
- the LOC141892357 gene encoding uncharacterized protein LOC141892357 isoform X2 — MRGHRASGDFFVLIPLKGQPTIGGVRLVFSLFFIIFASQHDAGNDTLSFTCHPETSDFHKEKCFAQYTAEMSPFMRPYLFSLVTAGILFVSWTSMILYSLGHLPKIRRATDSSAREHLCHDFWKMVLLHVGSEALAVSVTLGLFCYTQKIHFAGTYNCTLMIESVTTCIDVHHRDKSILNIFFIVAPGRHKRWNIDSAQVPDVICHDVADDIGKDRKKSGQTAWYFSR, encoded by the exons ATGAGAGGGCACCGTGCTTCAGGGGATTTTTTTGTGCTTATTCCATTGAAAGGCCAACCGACCATTGGTGGTGTGCGATTGgttttttccttgttcttcATAATATTTGCATCACAGCATGATGCTGGCAATGATACACTAAGTTTCACGTGTCATCCTGAGACCAGTGACTTtcataaagaaaaatgttttgcacAGTACACTGCTGAGATGAGTCCTTTCATGCGGCCCTACCTTTTTTCATTGGTGACAGCTGGTATACTGTTTGTCTCGTGGACTTCAATGATTCTGTACAGTTTGGGACATTTACCAAAAATCAGAAGAGCGACAGATTCCAGTGCAAGGGAGCATCTTTGTCATGACTTTTGGAAGATGGTTCTTCTTCATGTTGGCAGTGAAGCTTTAGCTGTATCTGTTACATTGGGGCTCTTTTGCTACActcaaaaaattcattttgcagGAACATACAATTGCACTCTGATGATAGAATCAGTGACGACATGTATAGATGTGCATCATCGGGACAAGTCGATCCTTAACATTTTCTTTATTG ttgcaCCAGGAAGACATAAGAGATGGAACATTGACTCTGCTCAAGTGCCTGACGTCATTTGTCACGATGTCGCAGATGATATTGGCAAAGATCGGAAAAAATCTGGGCAGACTGCTTGGTATTTTTCAAGATGA
- the LOC141892357 gene encoding uncharacterized protein LOC141892357 isoform X1: MRGHRASGDFFVLIPLKGQPTIGGVRLVFSLFFIIFASQHDAGNDTLSFTCHPETSDFHKEKCFAQYTAEMSPFMRPYLFSLVTAGILFVSWTSMILYSLGHLPKIRRATDSSAREHLCHDFWKMVLLHVGSEALAVSVTLGLFCYTQKIHFAGTYNCTLMIESVTTCIDVHHRDKSILNIFFIGGLALILLLCLGTVCQAMGNRENFIKELQDLNTPENEAGKESCTRKT, from the exons ATGAGAGGGCACCGTGCTTCAGGGGATTTTTTTGTGCTTATTCCATTGAAAGGCCAACCGACCATTGGTGGTGTGCGATTGgttttttccttgttcttcATAATATTTGCATCACAGCATGATGCTGGCAATGATACACTAAGTTTCACGTGTCATCCTGAGACCAGTGACTTtcataaagaaaaatgttttgcacAGTACACTGCTGAGATGAGTCCTTTCATGCGGCCCTACCTTTTTTCATTGGTGACAGCTGGTATACTGTTTGTCTCGTGGACTTCAATGATTCTGTACAGTTTGGGACATTTACCAAAAATCAGAAGAGCGACAGATTCCAGTGCAAGGGAGCATCTTTGTCATGACTTTTGGAAGATGGTTCTTCTTCATGTTGGCAGTGAAGCTTTAGCTGTATCTGTTACATTGGGGCTCTTTTGCTACActcaaaaaattcattttgcagGAACATACAATTGCACTCTGATGATAGAATCAGTGACGACATGTATAGATGTGCATCATCGGGACAAGTCGATCCTTAACATTTTCTTTATTGGTGGGTTGGCACTCATATTACTTTTATGTCTTGGGACAGTCTGTCAGGCCATGGGTAATAGAGAGAACTTCATCAAAGAATTGCAGGATTTGAATACCCCAGAGAATGAAGCAGGAAAAGAAAG ttgcaCCAGGAAGACATAA
- the LOC141892351 gene encoding uncharacterized protein LOC141892351, translating into MGNVPVVHEVGTSFASLGDAITGHPEKARERWDNYAKESVVGSYVASVVELCKDNPDKAEEYLKGMGRATGKAVLGGGFMRDVPVFHELAVCGESLGDVIGGGDTKSAEKRWETYVESSVIGGGIAGIAAKIDGDDETAEKLLKGCGKATLRFGVTAAGVAATAVTGGLAAPYGVAASAATGAAVGAATGAGSTALVQVIDKGKVDDAGAIVGNSLFGGVVGGVSEGIAAKKAASKAKAQANGPRRARENSESRSMSSEAEFFPQLPEKPDGPNSFSFEGGKARRNSEFSDVWSPKNPGKKADVKAAAEAAKLDIQESLKDCSRKTRPGKTSVIQDEKGNACGTSSVRGPKRAELKETLGSKQTRVLDSIPEGNRGVGHGNCAEQVALNNTRYFRQKTNNKLFGKDSKINVQAFAPAKGVKGVYNVPVKPCGSCQAVLNELGIKHSATKSIPVKCDPMAQMIAASLTVGCKACQGCQEKKE; encoded by the coding sequence ATGGGAAACGTTCCAGTCGTTCATGAAGTGGGAACCAGTTTTGCTTCACTGGGTGATGCTATTACAGGGCACCCAGAGAAAGCTCGTGAAAGATGGGATAATTACGCTAAAGAAAGTGTTGTGGGATCGTATGTGGCTTCTGTTGTAGAGTTATGCAAGGATAATCCAGATAAAGCAGAAGAATACTTGAAAGGTATGGGCCGAGCAACTGGTAAGGCGGTGCTTGGGGGAGGGTTTATGCGAGACGTGCCCGTTTTTCATGAGCTTGCAGTTTGTGGGGAATCCCTGGGAGATGTGATTGGCGGGGGAGACACCAAATCTGCGGAAAAAAGATGGGAGACATACGTAGAAAGCAGTGTAATTGGTGGAGGGATAGCAGGGATTGCAGCAAAAATTGATGGCGATGATGAGACAGctgaaaagcttttaaaaggCTGTGGTAAGGCGACACTTAGGTTTGGTGTTACAGCTGCCGGCGTAGCAGCCACTGCAGTAACTGGTGGGTTAGCGGCTCCCTATGGAGTCGCAGCCTCAGCTGCCACTGGGGCTGCAGTTGGTGCAGCGACGGGGGCCGGCTCAACAGCACTAGTCCAGGTTATAGATAAAGGTAAAGTTGATGATGCTGGTGCGATTGTTGGTAATAGTTTGTTTGGAGGTGTTGTCGGTGGAGTAAGCGAAGGAATTGCAGCTAAGAAGGCTGCTTCAAAGGCCAAAGCGCAAGCCAACGGGCCCAGGAGAGCAAGGGAAAACTCAGAATCACGGTCGATGTCTTCTGAAGCGGAGTTTTTCCCTCAGCTCCCTGAAAAACCAGACGGGCCAAACAGCTTCTCTTTCGAGGGAGGGAAAGCAAGACGAAACAGTGAATTTTCAGACGTGTGGAGTCCAAAAAACCCTGGTAAAAAAGCAGATGTGAAGGCCGCCGCGGAAGCTGCGAAACTGGACATCCAGGAATCACTTAAAGATTGCAGTAGAAAAACCCGTCCTGGCAAAACGTCCGTGATTCAAGATGAGAAAGGCAATGCATGTGGTACCTCATCTGTAAGGGGACCTAAAAGAGCTGAACTAAAGGAAACTTTAGGCAGCAAGCAAACCAGAGTTTTGGATTCCATCCCAGAAGGAAACCGTGGTGTCGGGCATGGCAATTGCGCTGAGCAGGTTGCTTTGAATAACACACGTTATTTTCGGcaaaaaactaacaataaaCTGTTCGGAAAGGATAGTAAAATTAACGTGCAGGCATTCGCGCCAGCTAAAGGCGTTAAAGGAGTATACAATGTTCCCGTAAAGCCTTGTGGCTCGTGCCAAGCGGTTCTCAATGAGTTGGGCATTAAGCATAGTGCCACAAAATCAATCCCCGTGAAGTGTGATCCGATGGCCCAAATGATTGCTGCTAGTTTGACTGTTGGCTGCAAAGCTTGTCAGGGTTGCCAGGAAAAGAAAGAGTGA